From Vogesella sp. XCS3, the proteins below share one genomic window:
- the coaBC gene encoding bifunctional phosphopantothenoylcysteine decarboxylase/phosphopantothenate--cysteine ligase CoaBC has translation MTQKRILLGITGGIAAYKSAELTRLLVKAGHHVEVVMSESATRFVTPATFQALSGHAVYTDIWDPRPANAMAHIEMSRRADVFLIVPATADCIFKLAHGACDDLISTMAAARTCPLVVVPAMNRQMWENPPNLRNIAQLQADGVQVWGPAHGVQACGETGPGRMLEPEEVFDLLGGVFSTKPLAGKKVLLTAGPTYEPIDTVRGITNISSGKMGYALARACRDAGAEVTLVSGPTALTPPTLVHTIAVQSAQDMYQAVLAEVGRSDVFISVAAVADYRVKNRSEHKIKKGDSLPVIELEENPDILATVAGLPAAPFCVGFAAESQNLLQFADQKRRRKKVPLLVANLAQHAMGADTNSVTLLDDQGQHPLPDMPKADVARAIVQHLAQSLNLKTDIA, from the coding sequence ATGACGCAGAAACGCATTCTTCTAGGCATTACCGGCGGTATTGCCGCCTACAAGTCGGCCGAACTGACCCGGCTGCTGGTAAAGGCAGGCCACCATGTAGAAGTGGTAATGAGCGAGTCCGCTACCCGCTTTGTCACCCCCGCTACTTTCCAGGCGCTGTCTGGCCATGCTGTTTACACCGATATCTGGGACCCACGCCCGGCCAACGCCATGGCGCATATCGAGATGTCACGCCGCGCCGACGTTTTCCTGATCGTACCGGCCACCGCCGACTGCATTTTCAAGCTGGCGCACGGCGCCTGCGACGACCTGATCAGCACCATGGCTGCCGCCCGTACCTGCCCGCTGGTAGTAGTGCCTGCCATGAACCGCCAGATGTGGGAGAACCCGCCCAACCTGCGCAATATCGCGCAGCTGCAGGCAGACGGCGTACAGGTGTGGGGCCCGGCGCACGGCGTACAGGCCTGTGGCGAAACCGGCCCTGGACGCATGCTGGAGCCGGAAGAAGTGTTCGATCTGCTGGGCGGCGTATTCAGCACCAAACCGCTGGCAGGCAAGAAGGTATTGCTGACCGCCGGCCCCACTTACGAGCCGATCGACACCGTACGCGGCATTACCAATATCAGCTCCGGCAAGATGGGTTACGCCTTGGCGCGTGCCTGCCGCGACGCCGGCGCCGAGGTGACCCTGGTCAGCGGCCCTACTGCCCTGACCCCGCCCACGCTGGTGCATACCATTGCGGTACAGAGCGCACAGGACATGTACCAGGCGGTACTGGCTGAGGTTGGCCGCAGCGATGTGTTCATCAGCGTGGCCGCCGTAGCGGACTACCGCGTGAAAAACCGCTCGGAGCACAAGATCAAGAAAGGCGACAGCCTGCCGGTGATCGAGCTGGAAGAAAACCCCGATATCCTGGCCACCGTGGCTGGCTTGCCCGCCGCCCCGTTCTGCGTGGGTTTTGCCGCAGAAAGCCAGAACCTGCTGCAGTTTGCCGACCAGAAACGTCGTCGCAAAAAAGTCCCTTTACTGGTGGCCAACCTGGCCCAGCACGCCATGGGCGCTGACACCAATAGCGTGACGCTACTGGATGACCAGGGCCAGCACCCGCTGCCCGATATGCCCAAGGCCGATGTGGCCCGTGCCATCGTTCAACATCTGGCCCAAAGCCTTAACCTGAAAACTGACATCGCATGA
- the radC gene encoding DNA repair protein RadC, producing the protein MSISEWPAAERPREKLLARGAQALSDAELLAIFLRTGIKGCSAVDMARLLMQRFGSLGRLLGARADEFQQQAGLGPAKYVQFMAMHELARRLLAEEMAAADVLNSPEAVQRFLRVAIGYCEVEVFSVIFLTAQYRVLAVEELARGTLTETRVYPREVVRRALQHNACSVIVAHNHPSGVAEPSDADRRLTATLKQALQLVDINLLDHFVVTGEHAESLAARGWV; encoded by the coding sequence ATGTCTATTAGCGAATGGCCCGCGGCCGAACGTCCGCGTGAAAAATTGTTGGCACGGGGGGCGCAAGCCTTGTCAGATGCCGAATTGCTGGCGATATTTCTAAGAACGGGCATCAAAGGATGCTCGGCTGTCGATATGGCACGTTTGTTAATGCAGCGTTTTGGCAGCCTGGGGCGTTTGCTGGGTGCGCGGGCTGACGAGTTCCAGCAGCAAGCCGGGCTGGGGCCTGCCAAGTACGTGCAGTTCATGGCCATGCACGAGTTGGCGCGGCGGCTGCTGGCCGAAGAAATGGCTGCGGCAGACGTACTGAACAGCCCGGAAGCCGTGCAGCGCTTTCTGCGCGTGGCGATAGGCTATTGCGAGGTGGAGGTGTTCAGCGTGATTTTTCTCACGGCACAATACCGCGTGCTGGCTGTCGAAGAACTGGCCAGGGGCACGCTTACCGAAACACGGGTCTACCCGCGCGAGGTGGTGCGGCGGGCTTTGCAGCACAATGCCTGCAGCGTGATTGTGGCGCATAACCACCCCTCGGGCGTGGCCGAGCCTTCCGACGCCGACCGCCGGCTTACCGCTACGCTCAAGCAGGCTTTGCAGCTGGTCGATATCAACTTGCTGGACCATTTTGTTGTCACGGGCGAGCACGCCGAATCACTGGCGGCGCGCGGCTGGGTGTAG
- a CDS encoding 3'-5' exonuclease, with the protein MIGALKKQWAAHRLKDPRFAMLLQEQNEELVSVDCETTSLNVRDAELLSIGAVKIRGQRILSSEAFYVLVRPERKPDAGSVRIHGLRPRDVSDGLAPQEAVTRLLDFIGGRPLVGYYLEYDVAILNKYVQPLAGIKLPNRQIEVSGRYYDYKLRQNPDSNVDLRLATLVDDLRVPALPRHDALNDAITASMLYLALKKRGFG; encoded by the coding sequence ATGATAGGCGCGCTGAAAAAACAGTGGGCGGCCCACCGGCTGAAAGACCCGCGCTTTGCCATGCTGCTGCAAGAACAGAACGAAGAGCTGGTCAGCGTAGACTGCGAAACCACCAGCCTGAACGTGCGCGACGCCGAGCTACTCTCCATTGGCGCCGTCAAGATACGCGGCCAACGTATCCTCAGCAGTGAAGCGTTCTACGTGCTGGTGCGTCCGGAGCGCAAGCCGGACGCCGGCAGCGTGCGCATACACGGCCTGCGCCCCCGTGACGTATCGGACGGCCTTGCGCCGCAAGAGGCGGTAACCCGCTTGCTGGACTTTATCGGCGGCCGCCCGCTGGTGGGCTACTACCTGGAGTACGATGTGGCCATCCTGAACAAGTACGTGCAGCCGCTGGCCGGCATCAAGCTGCCAAACAGGCAGATCGAAGTTTCCGGCCGCTACTACGATTACAAGCTGCGGCAAAACCCGGACAGCAACGTCGACCTGCGCCTGGCCACGCTGGTAGACGACCTGCGCGTCCCCGCCCTGCCACGCCACGACGCACTGAACGACGCCATCACCGCCAGCATGCTCTACCTGGCGCTGAAAAAGCGCGGTTTCGGCTAG
- the dut gene encoding dUTP diphosphatase, whose amino-acid sequence MKPVIDVQLLDPRLKDNLPAYATSGSAGLDLRAATEADMVIQPGETVLVPTGMAIHLADPGLAAMILPRSGLGHKHGIVLGNLTGLIDSDYQGQLFVSVWNRSNMPFTLAPMERIAQMIIVPVVQVGFNIVESFIDTERGSGGFGSTGRQ is encoded by the coding sequence ATGAAACCTGTAATCGACGTACAACTCCTGGACCCACGCCTGAAAGACAACCTGCCAGCCTACGCTACCAGCGGCTCTGCCGGCCTGGACCTGCGTGCCGCAACAGAGGCCGACATGGTGATCCAGCCTGGCGAAACCGTGCTGGTACCTACCGGCATGGCCATCCACCTGGCCGACCCGGGCCTGGCGGCCATGATCCTGCCGCGCTCAGGCCTGGGCCACAAACACGGTATTGTGCTGGGCAACCTCACCGGCCTGATCGACTCCGACTACCAGGGCCAGTTGTTCGTCTCGGTGTGGAATCGCAGCAACATGCCGTTTACATTGGCGCCTATGGAACGCATTGCACAGATGATTATCGTGCCTGTGGTACAAGTAGGGTTTAATATTGTAGAGAGTTTTATCGATACGGAACGCGGCAGCGGTGGCTTTGGTAGTACTGGCCGCCAGTAA
- a CDS encoding putative nucleotidyltransferase substrate binding domain-containing protein, with protein sequence MSRFDFTHPPFTHLSQHERLALEGAADIVFFDNDEVIMAPGDSVDSLYVLIKGVVREMADDEVLAVYHTQDTFDARAMVAGVATQRFVVHEEALAYCLPRAMVMQLTESNPRFGAFFYASVSQKFGALAQNAGTRELQTLLTATVRDACSRLPVFADGQDSVLDAARLMKQRKSKSILVRHMGQLGMFTTTDFRDTILNELPSSTPLHQVCHFNLITTDIDGFLFDALLTMTQRNIRRLVVMDQGEPVGILAQVDILSYFSNHSHLIAHKLERADTLDELQDIAGQITRLVGILSSHGVKAPQLGRLVQALNARLFERTWQLIAPPEVVANSCLIVMGSEGRGEQILKTDQDNALIIRDGFDHPTLQGACQAFSDALARFGYPPCPGRIMVSNPQWCQHEQGMRDQLYRWLYLPDADSLMNLAIFVDAEAVAGDHALLAQCKHYLSSLLSDDESFYARFARAIEQFDTPLGFFAQLLTREQNGEATLDIKKGGIFPIVHGIRSLALRHNIAANNTFERLQRLVENGHLEREFANDINETLAFLLGLRLSHGLADLEDGRAASNLIRPDRLSTLEKDLLKDALALVKKFKSLLRHQFRLGAVA encoded by the coding sequence ATGAGCCGCTTCGACTTTACCCACCCGCCGTTTACCCACCTGAGCCAGCACGAACGGCTGGCACTGGAGGGCGCGGCGGATATCGTGTTCTTCGATAACGACGAAGTCATCATGGCCCCCGGCGACAGCGTGGATAGCCTGTACGTGCTGATCAAGGGCGTGGTGCGCGAGATGGCCGACGACGAAGTGCTGGCCGTGTACCACACGCAAGACACCTTCGACGCCCGCGCCATGGTAGCCGGCGTGGCCACGCAGCGCTTTGTGGTGCACGAAGAGGCGCTGGCCTACTGCCTGCCGCGCGCCATGGTCATGCAGCTCACCGAAAGCAACCCGCGCTTTGGCGCCTTCTTCTACGCCAGCGTGTCGCAGAAATTCGGTGCGCTGGCGCAAAATGCCGGCACCCGCGAACTGCAAACCCTGCTCACCGCCACCGTGCGCGACGCCTGTAGCCGCCTGCCGGTCTTTGCCGATGGCCAGGATAGCGTGCTGGACGCTGCCCGCCTGATGAAACAGCGCAAGAGCAAGTCCATCCTGGTACGCCACATGGGCCAGCTGGGCATGTTCACCACCACCGACTTTCGCGACACCATTCTGAACGAGCTACCTTCCAGTACACCGCTACACCAGGTGTGCCATTTCAACCTGATTACCACCGATATCGACGGTTTTCTGTTCGATGCCCTGCTCACCATGACGCAGCGCAATATCCGCCGCTTGGTGGTGATGGACCAAGGCGAGCCGGTGGGCATTCTGGCGCAGGTAGACATCCTGTCCTATTTCTCCAACCACTCACACCTGATTGCCCACAAGCTGGAGCGCGCCGACACCCTGGACGAGCTGCAGGACATCGCCGGCCAGATCACCCGCCTGGTGGGCATCCTGTCCAGCCACGGCGTCAAGGCACCGCAGCTGGGCCGTCTGGTACAGGCACTGAATGCACGGTTGTTCGAGCGCACCTGGCAGCTGATCGCCCCGCCCGAAGTAGTCGCCAACAGCTGCCTGATTGTCATGGGCTCGGAAGGCCGTGGCGAACAGATCCTGAAAACAGACCAGGACAACGCGCTGATCATCCGCGACGGCTTCGACCACCCCACACTGCAAGGCGCCTGCCAGGCATTCAGCGACGCCCTGGCGCGCTTTGGCTACCCGCCGTGCCCGGGGCGCATCATGGTGAGCAACCCGCAGTGGTGCCAGCACGAGCAAGGCATGCGCGACCAGCTGTACCGCTGGCTATACCTGCCGGATGCCGATTCGCTGATGAACCTGGCCATCTTTGTGGATGCCGAAGCCGTCGCCGGCGACCACGCCCTACTGGCGCAGTGCAAACACTACCTGAGCAGCCTGCTATCGGACGACGAAAGCTTCTACGCACGCTTTGCCCGCGCCATCGAACAGTTCGATACCCCGCTGGGCTTCTTTGCCCAGCTGCTCACCCGCGAGCAGAACGGTGAAGCCACGCTGGATATCAAGAAAGGCGGCATCTTCCCCATCGTGCACGGTATCCGCTCGCTGGCTTTACGCCACAATATTGCGGCCAACAACACGTTCGAGCGCCTGCAACGGCTGGTCGAAAACGGCCACCTGGAGCGAGAGTTCGCCAACGATATCAACGAAACACTGGCTTTCCTGCTGGGCCTGCGCCTGAGCCACGGCCTGGCCGACCTGGAAGACGGCCGCGCGGCCAGCAACCTGATTCGCCCCGACCGCCTGTCCACGCTGGAAAAAGACCTGCTCAAAGACGCCCTGGCGCTGGTAAAAAAATTCAAGAGCCTGCTACGCCACCAATTCCGCCTGGGGGCCGTGGCATGA
- a CDS encoding MFS transporter, which yields MTTIVVVNKGAEIAIAADSQTTFGDDQKLLAAYDVHSNKIFKLGDSYLAIAGSAAHDLVLQSALKGMKSRDFSSRAGLFETFRKIHPKLKDHFYLRPEEEEDDPYESSQMMVLVANAHGIFGVYPMREVYQFARYWAIGSGRKFAMGAMHALFDTDMTAGQIAEAAIRAGCEFDASSSLPLTIHTIQKEKDTRS from the coding sequence ATGACCACCATCGTTGTTGTAAACAAAGGGGCAGAGATTGCTATTGCCGCAGACAGCCAGACTACTTTTGGCGATGACCAGAAACTGCTGGCGGCCTACGATGTGCACAGCAACAAGATCTTCAAGCTGGGCGACAGCTACCTGGCCATTGCTGGCTCGGCGGCGCACGACTTGGTGTTGCAATCGGCGCTGAAAGGCATGAAATCGCGCGATTTCAGCAGCCGTGCCGGCTTGTTCGAGACCTTTCGCAAGATACACCCCAAGCTGAAAGACCACTTCTACCTGCGGCCGGAAGAAGAGGAAGACGACCCGTACGAATCCAGTCAGATGATGGTATTGGTCGCCAACGCCCACGGCATTTTCGGTGTTTACCCCATGCGTGAGGTGTACCAGTTTGCCCGTTACTGGGCCATAGGCTCGGGACGCAAGTTTGCCATGGGCGCCATGCACGCCCTGTTTGATACCGACATGACGGCCGGCCAGATTGCCGAAGCGGCGATCCGTGCCGGCTGCGAGTTTGACGCCAGCTCCTCGCTGCCGTTGACGATTCACACTATCCAGAAAGAGAAGGACACCCGCTCATGA
- a CDS encoding ABC transporter permease, translating into MSQTLTVNAPLTAADGELLTVKLARERRNKQLKAVALVAPLAIFLLLTFLVPIFMLLGRSVDNPEVVTHLPATSKLIASWDRRALPSEEVFQAMARDLTAAKEAKTVPDVAKRLNMDISGFRSLIQKTARKMPLELAAGESMRDRFIQMDERWGDPDHWHVIAKNAKSWTPYYLYSSLDLRETKAGTPELAPEEERAFISIFGRTLWISFWVTVFCLLLGYPLAYWLANLPARKSNLLMILVLLPFWTSVLVRVASWIVLLQREGLINSALMNLGIIGEPLQLAFNRVGVYIAMVHILLPFVILPAYSVMKSIPQTYMRAAISLGDHPFAAFWKIYFPQTVAGVAAGALLVFIMCIGYYITPALLGSPEEQMVSYYVAFYTNVTINWGMAAALGSLLLIATMTLYAVYSKLVGANKLSLG; encoded by the coding sequence ATGTCCCAAACCCTTACCGTGAATGCCCCGCTCACTGCTGCCGATGGCGAGTTGCTTACCGTCAAGCTGGCACGCGAGCGCCGCAACAAGCAGCTCAAAGCGGTGGCGCTGGTTGCCCCGCTGGCCATTTTCTTGCTGCTGACCTTTCTGGTGCCCATTTTCATGTTGCTGGGCCGCAGCGTCGATAACCCTGAGGTTGTGACCCACCTGCCGGCTACCAGCAAGCTGATTGCCAGCTGGGACCGCCGCGCCCTGCCATCCGAAGAAGTCTTCCAGGCCATGGCGCGCGACCTGACTGCCGCCAAGGAAGCCAAGACCGTACCCGATGTAGCCAAGCGCCTGAACATGGACATCAGCGGTTTCCGTTCGCTGATCCAGAAAACCGCGCGCAAGATGCCGCTGGAGTTGGCCGCAGGCGAAAGCATGCGCGACCGTTTTATCCAGATGGACGAGCGCTGGGGCGACCCCGACCACTGGCACGTGATTGCCAAGAACGCCAAGAGCTGGACGCCGTACTACCTGTACAGCTCGCTGGACCTGCGCGAAACCAAGGCCGGTACGCCTGAGCTGGCACCGGAAGAAGAGCGCGCCTTCATCAGTATTTTTGGCCGCACGCTGTGGATCAGCTTCTGGGTGACGGTGTTCTGCCTGCTGCTGGGTTACCCGCTGGCGTACTGGCTGGCCAACCTGCCGGCGCGCAAGAGCAACCTGCTGATGATTCTGGTGCTGCTGCCGTTCTGGACCTCGGTGCTGGTGCGTGTGGCGTCGTGGATTGTGCTGCTGCAGCGCGAAGGCCTGATCAATAGCGCGCTGATGAACCTGGGCATTATCGGCGAGCCGCTGCAGCTGGCGTTCAACCGTGTGGGCGTGTACATCGCCATGGTGCACATCCTGCTGCCGTTCGTTATCCTGCCGGCCTACAGCGTGATGAAGAGCATCCCGCAAACCTATATGCGTGCTGCCATTTCGCTGGGTGACCACCCGTTTGCCGCTTTCTGGAAGATCTATTTCCCGCAAACCGTGGCCGGCGTGGCTGCCGGGGCGCTGCTGGTGTTCATCATGTGCATCGGCTACTACATTACCCCGGCGCTGCTGGGTAGCCCGGAAGAACAGATGGTGAGCTACTACGTGGCGTTTTACACCAACGTCACCATCAACTGGGGTATGGCCGCTGCGCTGGGTAGCCTGTTGCTGATCGCCACCATGACGCTGTACGCGGTGTACAGCAAGCTGGTGGGTGCCAATAAACTGAGTCTGGGGTAA
- a CDS encoding class II glutamine amidotransferase, whose amino-acid sequence MCQLLGMNCNTPTDILFSFEGFHRRGGLTDHHADGWGIAFFEGKGVRLYLDDKPSADSPVAALVRQYPIKSENVIAHIRKATQGEVNLANCHPFQREIWGQYWIFAHNGNLVDFAPAPGCHYNPVGSTDSEAAFCYIMEQLRQRWCTAPTLDELFEAIEGLAATLRGYGVFNFMLSNGQWLFTHCSTKLHYIVRKAPFPTAHLVDDDVTVDFSTVTTPDDRVAVIATVPLTDNEQWTAMQDGELALFADGIVRRSSVTLPATRAAQCCTNAAKPSDPAQI is encoded by the coding sequence ATGTGCCAGCTTTTGGGCATGAACTGCAATACGCCCACCGACATCCTGTTTTCCTTTGAAGGCTTCCACCGCCGCGGCGGGCTGACCGACCACCACGCTGACGGCTGGGGCATTGCCTTTTTCGAGGGCAAGGGCGTGCGCCTGTACCTGGACGATAAACCGTCTGCCGACTCGCCCGTCGCGGCGCTGGTACGCCAGTACCCGATCAAATCGGAAAACGTGATCGCGCACATCCGCAAAGCCACGCAAGGCGAAGTGAACCTGGCTAACTGCCACCCGTTCCAGCGCGAGATCTGGGGCCAGTACTGGATTTTTGCCCACAACGGCAACCTGGTGGACTTCGCGCCCGCGCCCGGCTGCCACTACAACCCGGTGGGCAGCACCGATTCCGAAGCGGCGTTTTGCTACATCATGGAGCAGCTACGCCAGCGCTGGTGCACCGCCCCCACGCTGGACGAGCTATTCGAGGCCATTGAAGGCCTGGCCGCCACGCTGCGCGGCTACGGCGTGTTCAACTTCATGCTGTCCAACGGCCAATGGCTGTTTACCCACTGCTCTACCAAGCTGCACTACATCGTACGCAAGGCACCGTTCCCCACCGCCCACCTGGTGGACGACGACGTGACAGTGGATTTTTCCACCGTCACCACGCCAGACGACCGCGTAGCCGTGATTGCCACCGTACCGCTCACCGACAACGAACAGTGGACTGCAATGCAAGATGGCGAGCTGGCCCTGTTTGCCGACGGCATCGTGCGGCGCAGCAGCGTGACGCTGCCAGCCACCCGCGCAGCCCAGTGCTGCACGAATGCTGCAAAACCGTCTGATCCAGCGCAAATCTAG
- a CDS encoding GGDEF domain-containing protein gives MDQHFPPSSIATLMEQMAKMTSQREQRELERALLELVGAFLQSQSIALYGVRHAESLPELKLLQVSGEDDSLISPEGCGWLPAGDDARKAIAIGRDNRAPWEYGGHIWQVIYQKNNIIALLQIEHGPLEPDDLGFLSGMVRIHENYLRLLYDAERDMLTGLLNRRSFDARLYELLDKPDYQHTLALVDIDHFKLVNDRYGHIVGDEVLLLVAHHMEQVLGVHAQLYRYGGEEFGIILRDEPQLAMTRLEALRENIASFNFPQVGQVHISMGYVLIGGQMLPANVVEQADRALYYAKENGRNQTCAYTQLLQRGEITEQPQHEGDIELF, from the coding sequence ATGGATCAGCATTTCCCCCCCTCCAGCATCGCCACCTTGATGGAACAAATGGCGAAAATGACCTCGCAGCGTGAGCAGCGCGAGCTGGAGCGGGCATTGCTGGAGCTGGTAGGTGCCTTTCTGCAAAGCCAGAGCATTGCCCTGTACGGTGTACGGCACGCAGAGTCGCTGCCCGAGCTGAAGCTGCTGCAAGTCAGCGGGGAAGACGATAGCCTGATCTCCCCCGAAGGCTGCGGCTGGCTGCCTGCCGGTGACGATGCGCGCAAAGCCATTGCCATTGGCCGCGATAATCGCGCCCCGTGGGAGTATGGTGGCCATATCTGGCAGGTGATTTACCAGAAAAACAACATCATCGCGCTGCTGCAGATAGAGCACGGCCCACTTGAGCCGGACGATCTGGGCTTTCTGAGTGGCATGGTACGCATTCACGAAAACTATCTACGCCTGCTGTACGACGCGGAACGTGACATGCTTACCGGCCTGCTGAACCGCCGCTCCTTCGATGCCCGCCTGTACGAGCTGCTGGACAAGCCGGACTACCAGCACACGCTGGCGCTGGTGGATATCGACCACTTCAAGCTGGTGAACGACCGTTACGGCCACATCGTGGGCGACGAGGTACTGCTACTGGTGGCTCACCACATGGAGCAAGTACTGGGCGTGCACGCCCAGCTGTACCGTTATGGTGGCGAGGAGTTCGGCATTATCCTGCGCGACGAGCCACAACTGGCCATGACCCGGCTGGAAGCACTGCGCGAAAACATCGCCAGCTTCAACTTCCCGCAAGTAGGCCAGGTGCATATCAGCATGGGCTACGTGCTGATAGGCGGGCAAATGCTGCCGGCCAACGTGGTAGAGCAAGCCGACCGCGCGCTGTACTACGCCAAGGAAAACGGCCGCAACCAGACTTGTGCCTACACCCAGCTGCTACAGCGCGGCGAGATCACCGAACAGCCCCAGCACGAAGGCGATATCGAGCTGTTCTGA
- a CDS encoding ABC transporter permease, translating to MLPTYASPIERIWFWSFRIFCVLILIFLVSPLLVIVPLSFSADTFLLYPIESFSLRWYEEFFGNGVWLTSLKNSFIVAPAATLLATTLGTLAAVGLTSSDFPGKSVLMSVLISPMVVPVVIVGVGAYLFFAPLGLSNSYFALILVHTALGVPFVVITVSATLRGFNANLIRASASLGANPITTYRRIVLPLIAPGVISGALFAFATSFDEVVVTLFLAGPEQTTLPRQMFGGIKENISPAIAAAATVLILFSIALLLTLEWLRGRAEKTRTSAA from the coding sequence ATGCTGCCAACTTATGCTTCGCCTATCGAGCGCATCTGGTTCTGGAGTTTCCGCATTTTTTGCGTGCTGATCCTGATCTTCCTGGTGTCGCCGTTACTGGTGATCGTGCCACTGTCGTTTTCGGCCGATACCTTTCTGCTGTACCCGATCGAGTCGTTCTCGCTGCGCTGGTACGAGGAATTCTTCGGCAACGGCGTGTGGCTGACCTCGCTGAAGAACAGCTTTATCGTGGCGCCGGCTGCCACCTTGCTGGCCACCACGCTGGGCACACTGGCGGCTGTGGGCCTGACCTCGTCGGACTTCCCCGGCAAATCGGTGCTGATGAGTGTGTTGATCTCGCCCATGGTGGTGCCGGTGGTGATCGTCGGCGTGGGGGCTTATCTGTTCTTTGCTCCGCTGGGCCTGTCCAATAGCTACTTTGCGCTGATTCTGGTGCATACCGCGCTGGGCGTGCCGTTTGTGGTGATTACCGTGTCGGCCACGCTGCGCGGCTTCAATGCCAACCTGATCCGCGCCAGCGCCAGCCTGGGGGCTAACCCGATCACCACCTACCGCCGCATCGTGCTGCCGCTGATTGCGCCAGGTGTGATCTCGGGTGCGCTGTTTGCCTTTGCTACCTCGTTCGACGAGGTGGTGGTGACGCTGTTCCTGGCCGGCCCCGAGCAAACCACGCTGCCGCGCCAGATGTTTGGCGGCATCAAGGAAAACATCAGCCCGGCGATTGCCGCTGCGGCCACGGTGCTGATCCTGTTCTCCATCGCCTTGCTGCTGACGCTGGAATGGCTGCGCGGCCGCGCCGAGAAGACGCGTACCAGCGCTGCCTGA
- a CDS encoding oxidoreductase: MNKIRIAMVGAGETATPLLRQLLNAPYVELIGVAELNLALPGVALARERGVPVTDNFIELAEQGERVDIIIDLTGSRKVREDLRRFMQFAGNTHTVIMHERIALLLMSLSAGELVETRHDSLSY, encoded by the coding sequence ATGAACAAGATTCGTATTGCCATGGTGGGCGCCGGTGAAACGGCGACACCTCTGTTGCGGCAGCTGCTGAATGCGCCCTATGTGGAGCTGATCGGCGTTGCCGAGCTCAATCTGGCCTTGCCGGGCGTGGCATTGGCGCGTGAGCGCGGGGTGCCGGTAACCGACAACTTTATCGAGCTGGCCGAGCAGGGCGAGCGCGTGGATATCATCATCGACCTGACCGGCTCGCGCAAAGTGCGCGAAGATCTGCGCCGTTTCATGCAGTTTGCCGGTAACACCCACACCGTCATCATGCACGAGCGTATTGCCCTGCTGCTGATGTCGCTGTCGGCAGGCGAGCTGGTGGAAACCCGCCATGACTCGCTCAGCTACTGA